The window AAAATACAGAAACACAAGCATGTAGGAGTAAGTTGAAACAAATGTATGAGGGGTACCAATTTATAACTTCAGAGGATGGGACCTGTGAATTGCATGGTGGAAGAAAGGAATGGCAATTCTTTATGAAAAACAGAATGGTTGGATCTTGACAGAAACTTACGGAATGGCATGAACTACAAAGAAATAAACATTTGTGCATACATGCCTAGAAGTAGGTACAAGTATCATTATAAACGGTGCTGGTCGTTGAATTAAGGGATTCATAGCCACAGGAATGAGCCTAAGTTTACTACAAAAAATCCATGGGGACAACTGATACAGTCAATAGTTACTATGGTTGCTTCTACACAAAACTTCCTTGCTTCGCTGCAAAACTGGATGGAACTCACATAAAAATCATGTGAACAGGCTTATAACACACCATCTTTGTCCCGCATATATAAATGTAGTTTTGACTTCTAAAAGCTCCAATTAAAACGTTTTTCATGCTTATAAACGGACTGAACACTTTATTATATTCTAGAAAACCATTGTTGACTATTATCAGGTAATTTAAATTACTAGTGAACTATATAAACTCAGTATATTAATGtcaaaaatgaattattgaAAATGTCAATAATTAAACCAAACAGGTAAGAGATTGATCAAACATTTTGAAAAAGGGAAAGGTACTGCCTACGATACATTCGACATACTGCAGAACTAAAATACAGGAAGTAATAAACAAGAGTTTGTTGGTGATAGAAGATCACAAATCCAACAAACAGAACTATAGTCAAACATGCTTATGCCTTTATTATGCACAGTCACTTTCGAATTagtgaaaattataaataagacaATCCTAGCATTGTTCCATCATTTTGTGTATCTTCTGAATCCCGCCCAAATTGAGTACAACATACAGAATTACAGAGACATCAGGTTCACAATCTTATCTTCTCTCTATTCTTTGTCACGATCAGGAAGAAATTCAGATGTGTTTTCTCTACAAGTAGATATGATTAATAGATGGATTAATACTTGCTAAAACCTATATCTTAAAGTCCATAGTATTAAGAATATTACATATTCTATCCTCTGGTGATTTTGCTAAGTTGTGCTAAACATGCTCTTCAAGCTACTACATCTGATGCTGTCCAAGCATTAATACAACTTCTGCTTAAAAAGTGCAGGAAAGTGAGGAAAAGAATTTATCATAGAAAAAAGTCAGTGTGGAGGGGAGATTAATGTTGAACTCTATCAAGTTCATTGGCACTTACAGCAAAATTATGGATGTATGGTACACATTAAACACAAAGTCATTACAGTATTTTTTCAGATGATACTATCAAGATGATCAATATTAGTCAAATTTGCAACTTGGTGGGGATTTGGCTTGCTGCAATTTTAAATAGCCCATAATTATGTATTTTGCTATCACTGAAAGACTGAAACCCTATAAGCTCAAGTTCTTTTCTTAACTAAAGGTGATAATGAACTGAAATCAGGCACTTCACAACTTGTTTATCAAGTAACATGCGCTTTGAACCTAAAGTCATGTTTGGGTAACAGGTAGACCAACAGGATAAGCAACTAGTACATTTGCAGCTAACTCATCTATGAAAACCTTTAAGCAAAAAATATGCACAATACAAGTATAAAgcaaaatatgtgaaaatacatatattacagAGTTAATGATATACCTCTTCACAACCCGATTCCATCATGACCTTGATAGATCTTGTAACAAGTTCAGTAGCTGCAAAAATCAGACACCTAAAATTAAATGCCACAACACATAAATTGCAAATCTTAGACTCTTAACTAAACAACAACACAGAATACTAACTTTTGAATCCTAAAATTGTACCGTGGTATTAATTCGATGCTCAATGGGTGACCTCAAATTTATGCTTGAAACTAAACTTAAAGGCATAATCCAAATGGGGTTGCAAAAAAGAAAGTAAAGGTAGAAACTTTACAAGTAAAGAGTAAAAAGTACCAATGCCCTTGCCGCGATAAGGTTTAAGAACCACAAGCATAGCAATGTAACCCCGAAAAGTGTTTCGATGCTCCCCCATTTTACATACCACAGTTCCAATGCATTTGCCCTTATGAAAAGCCTGGAATTTTAAATGTCAAGAAGTAAAACACGCAGAGATAGCTAGATAAATAGAAAGAGAGGGGGGGGGAgatagagggagagagggggagggaggggagagagagcgagggagggggagagagagagagagagggtacTTACAAGGAAAGAAAGGTTGGGCCAAAGATAAACAAAGTAACGATAGGTGAAGATGGAGTAGGGTTCACTGAGTTCTTGATCAACAAGATTCATGATTAAGGGCAAGTGATGTTCTCCTCCATAGCTTACATACTCTATTTCACATTCTTCTTCTCCCTCTTTCACTCTCTCCTCGTCCATTGattgattttattattggaGTCTGATTAGCAAATTTCaaatcactctttcttttcctCGGTCTGTTTCTTAATCTGATTGCTTGCTTTGGGGCAACAGATGACTGCTTCTGCTTGGATCCTCTTTATTCCAAGTTCAACTTTAGCTTTTCTCGTATATCgggtaaaaaagaaaaaacataagAAAGGGATTAAACAGCTGCTACTGTATTACTTACAAGTagtatcttttaatatttttaacattaaatcagattttaaatgaataatttttattttctgcattgttagatactccctccgtctttaAAAGCTTTTCTCGTTTAATATGTCCTGATTGTCTATGATATGAGACATCTActctataagactaaatatactcataagtgatcttgttagattcgtatttatgaaTACTTTAAtatggtgaagtttttatatttaatactaatacgaaatttaaaatattaatgatcaaaagtgtgtgttgacaAGCGTGATAAACAGAAACGGGAAAAGTATTAAGAtatggagggagtatcaattGATGTCGGCTGTGAGCGGGTGGATACTACTAATGCTTagaaatacaatataatatttggttctaattttaatttgttttaaaaatttgtagttAGCAATTGTTTTTAAAAGTAAGAAACGATTGTTCAGATGAAAACAAGTACATATATTCAAATCGTTTAGTTGCCTCTCGAAGAAGAAGGGGtccaacaataatattcttaAACTTCTGTCTAATTTCGATTGTATTTATATATGCCGTATAACTATTAATTAATAACTTGATTCCTTTTTATCCAAAAAACATGATATATTACtaaaaattggaataaaatacatctgttttcgacttcaaataTCGAGTtacattaaaataatatacaagTTCCACATTTCAATGcgtctaatattttaaataagtatgtttcagttttaataatattatctaaaagattcttactttattaaaaaaatatcattaattcttatctgatttttaaaattcattcataCGGATCGCTCTCCAAatgtattaaaaatattgatttatcaaaaaatcataaataaatatatcaatcGATTGGTTGTATTTCGATTTCGACGATCATAATATGACATAtattatgattatgatgatgctGTTTATaagataataacaaataaaaatttgaataagatTCTTTTAATGTATCATCTATCATGTATCTGAGACATATAATAACGTGAAAGAATCAaatatacttttaaaaaaaagtgtttGTGATGAGTTATGGAGATGAGGAAACAAGTAAATCGCAAAAAACGTGGACTGGGTTAAGAGGTTAGTTACAATAATCCCCGTTTTATCCTTTATTATTGGAAAACTACTATTCTTCTCCTCTCTTGTTTTTCATCCCGCTGTTCTATTCTTTCCCATACCAATAGTAATAAGAGCGGCAACACGGACGAACCATGTTAAGGCTCCTCGCTTCTCGACGCCTTTCATCTCTCTCCTCCTCCGCCGCACGCTCCATCTCTCCGCCCTCATCTCTCAATCACTCTCTCCCTTCCCTCATTCCCCCTCTCTTCTCTCGCGGTTAGTTAACGCCCGcttttctatttatttaatttttattttacgcTTTTGATTCGTTTTGTACATCAATTGAAATAACTGCCTGatttattttatcatttcaATGTTCTGATTTTACGTCGACTGCTGTTTGATTTTTTGCATGAAAGAATGTGTCGCGTATTTGTTCTATTATGCCTTTCGAGATTTATCAGAATTCAGACGAGATCTTTTACGTTCCGAGGCGTGTTTAAATagatcttgatttgttaattCATCTTGTTATGCGTATTGTACTATCCAACACTGGTCATTATTCTTAATTAGAGTCTGTCGATCGTTCAATCGAATTATCTGACGACTATAGCACAACATTGTACGATATGTATGTAAAGTGGACACAGAGTTGAGTATTTTTGGCAGTGTTTAATCAATTTGAAAGATATATGCGACCGAGCTGAATTATTAACCTTGTGTGAATACACGTGAGGCGAAAGAAAATAGGAAACCAACAACTGCAGCTCTCTTTTGCACTTCTTTGTTTTTAATAAGACACATCTGTTATCTCTTCAAGTAGATACAATTAAGAGATGGATTAATACTTCAAGTGTCTGTAGGAACTGTTCTCGATATTTACTAAACCATGTATGCTTTTAGTTAACAAGCCAGGTAGTTGGTTGGGCTGTGGGTATTATGTTCTTTCAAGACCATCTCATTAATAGAATAAACAAATTCAAAATGTAATTCAATAAGCTTCTTATGTAACACACAAGAAGCCTTACTTCTGGCAGGAAGAGTTGATACAACAGTCAGGATTTTTCCTAGAAATACTTTAAATGGTTGTTTTTTACTTGTCTTTTCTCGGCATCAAGATTATTAATAATTACAAGCTATGGTACCAGTACCTTCATGTCAATCTTTGCGGGTATATTTTTAGCAAGTCTTTGTTCCGTACCATTTTCAAAACAGTTGTTCGTGCATTGCCAAGTATTGGGTACAAATACTTCTTGTGAGAAGGAGATAGTGACTTGGGGCTAGCGGCTTCTTGTCATATTACTTACAGTAAATATATCTTTATTATCCCAAATTTCTCACCAATTTCTTCCTGGAATATAAGCCATAATCATATCATTCATATTATAGCATGCAGTCTCTCTTCATCTTGTCTAAGTGGTGGATGTTTAACCACACTACAAAACCCTCTTAATCAAATTAGGTaatgaacaaaatatattaatagtcTGTTGACAGCTTATTCtagctttttattttattttatttttttaaactttgttgatgatttattactccctccgtctcatttacTTTGgcctattttaaatttgttgggcaagttgaccaatttttgaccttaattaaaaacttatcatgtgataagtttttttttttttaatatgaaaattgaatCTTATAATACATTGAAAATAGTTTATGATCATAactttcaaaataattattacaagtaattttcaatataaaattagtcaatttcaCGAGAATCTGGTCAAAGTGACAAAATagtgggacggaggtagtattaTCTTTTGTAATAATATTTGTCCTACACCAGCAAAGTATATAAGTTCATTTAATCAATGGTATCATTTGGGGAAGTTAAATTAATGTTCTTGATGATGGTGCTGTATTTCAAATCAGCAAAAATCTTTAATGTAGTTAATCTCCATCTTGCTTTATATTGTTGAATTGATCCATATTGGATCTTGTTTCTTATCTGTTTCTTACTATTGATTTATGGCACCTGATTTATTAAAACTTCTTCACATTGGTAGTTGCAATGACGATGGGTTGATGGCTTGAAGCGCATACTATAAGCCAATAGATGCATATAAGCTTTGTTTTAGGAGGTGTGGTACATTTTCTTTGAGTAGAGGTGCTTTGACATTTGTGGTAGCCATTATAGTTTTCACTGGGCACCTTTACCTTGTCTCTGTATCATGAGTTAGTATAAGGTTTTTGTAATGGAGATTTAGTTTGTAAATCGAAAAGAGACTCGGATTTACTGATTGAATTCCTATGTGGATTTGAGTTCCGAATCTTCCGATTTGATGTCAAAAGGAGAGTCCCGTGGCATAAGCCATTGTTTggattcaaatttaataataccATACACTCTCTAGTTTTACAGGCCAGGATGTCCTAGCACTTCTAATGAATGGCAGGCAAAGTTTGCTCTTCTATGATGTGTAATTTACAGTTTAAGGTTGTTTTTTGCAGGTTTAATTTCTGATGCAATCACTGGAAAGAATGAGAATCTGTCTATTCCAAGTATTCCACCAACCGTTTCAGCTGTGAAGAACCCGAACTCAAAGATAGAATATGATATTTCCAACCATGAGCGATTTCCACCTGGCGATCCTAGCAAAAGGGCAACTGCTTATCTTGTCTTGACAGGTGGCAGGTTTGTATATGCTTCCCTGATACGCCTCCTCGTCTTGAAGTTTATTCTCAGCATGTGTGCTTCCAAGGATGTTCTTGCATTGGCCTCACTCGAGGTCGATCTAAGCAGCATTCAACCTGGAACAACTGTGACTGTTAAATGGAGAGGAAAGCCAGTCTTCATCAGGCATCGAACTCAGGAAGATATCCAGGCAGCAGCCAAAGTTGATGTGAACAGTCTTCGTGACCCACAAGAAGATGGTGTCAGGGTTAAGAATCCAGAATGGCTTGTTGTTATTGGTGTCTGCACCCATCTGGGTTGCATCCCTTTACCAAATGCAGGTGATTTTGGGGGGTGGTTTTGTCCATGCCATGGTTCTCATTATGACATCT of the Daucus carota subsp. sativus chromosome 4, DH1 v3.0, whole genome shotgun sequence genome contains:
- the LOC108216487 gene encoding N-alpha-acetyltransferase MAK3, with protein sequence MDEERVKEGEEECEIEYVSYGGEHHLPLIMNLVDQELSEPYSIFTYRYFVYLWPNLSFLAFHKGKCIGTVVCKMGEHRNTFRGYIAMLVVLKPYRGKGIATELVTRSIKVMMESGCEEVTLEAEVTNKGALALYGRLGFIRAKRLFRYYLNGVDAFRLKLLFPRPELSSGHLIVENEDMPHEESQPELSSGHLIVENEDMPHEESQRH
- the LOC108217735 gene encoding cytochrome b-c1 complex subunit Rieske-4, mitochondrial, whose amino-acid sequence is MLRLLASRRLSSLSSSAARSISPPSSLNHSLPSLIPPLFSRGLISDAITGKNENLSIPSIPPTVSAVKNPNSKIEYDISNHERFPPGDPSKRATAYLVLTGGRFVYASLIRLLVLKFILSMCASKDVLALASLEVDLSSIQPGTTVTVKWRGKPVFIRHRTQEDIQAAAKVDVNSLRDPQEDGVRVKNPEWLVVIGVCTHLGCIPLPNAGDFGGWFCPCHGSHYDISGRIRKGPAPYNLEVPTYSFLSENTMLIG